Proteins co-encoded in one Arthrobacter alpinus genomic window:
- a CDS encoding NRAMP family divalent metal transporter: MDADSASTEDPQPFGNEAATDEATGARTKKRSPVVRYLSILGPGLVTGASDDDPSGIATYAQAGATYSNSMLWTVPLTLPLMMAVQEICDRTALATGKSLGLLVRVKFGRQPSIVIGVLIAALLVANTLNIAADLVAIGDGVQLLGAGPAPLWSAIAGAAIGTTLIVGSFEAIARIFKYLCLALLAYVAVLFAANVNWPDALQGMLGLQLRFEPGYLGLAVAVLGTTITPVPVFLAERAPDRRNAGRGTRGRRRPLP; encoded by the coding sequence ATGGACGCGGACAGCGCATCAACCGAGGACCCCCAACCCTTCGGGAACGAGGCGGCGACCGACGAGGCAACCGGGGCGCGCACGAAGAAGCGTTCACCGGTGGTGCGTTACCTTTCGATCCTTGGTCCGGGCCTTGTGACGGGCGCCTCCGATGATGACCCGTCAGGAATCGCGACGTATGCGCAGGCGGGTGCCACCTATTCGAACTCCATGCTGTGGACCGTGCCGCTTACCCTGCCGTTGATGATGGCGGTGCAGGAAATCTGTGACCGCACGGCGTTGGCGACCGGGAAAAGTCTTGGTTTACTTGTCAGGGTCAAGTTTGGACGCCAGCCCAGCATAGTCATCGGGGTGCTTATCGCGGCCCTCCTCGTGGCCAATACCCTCAATATAGCTGCCGACCTTGTGGCCATCGGTGACGGTGTTCAGCTTCTCGGTGCCGGGCCGGCACCCTTGTGGAGTGCGATCGCCGGGGCCGCCATCGGGACCACCTTGATCGTGGGCTCCTTCGAAGCGATTGCCAGAATCTTCAAGTACTTGTGCCTGGCACTATTGGCCTATGTAGCCGTGCTGTTCGCCGCGAACGTCAATTGGCCCGACGCACTCCAGGGCATGCTCGGTCTGCAGCTTCGATTCGAACCCGGCTACCTAGGATTGGCCGTGGCTGTGCTGGGCACCACCATCACCCCCGTACCTGTTTTTCTGGCAGAGCGCGCACCGGATCGAAGAAATGCGGGGCGAGGAACTCGGGGGCGACGACGCCCCCTCCCATAG
- a CDS encoding divalent metal cation transporter: protein MRGEELGGDDAPSHRDRGKPGAKRKQRNSRVDVFSGMAFSVLVMFAIIAATAATLGIHGTRITSAADAAKALQPIAGGASTLLFAAGFIGSGILAVPVLAASGSAGMAGLLGKNWGLQRSLKNAPLFYSLLAAGTILGILLSVLVTDPFALLVLSAIVNGIAAGPFLIVTMLIARDRKLMGEYRNGKLAATLGLGNNRAHVHRRGHRPVAHHHRGIANRKRHDFPSLTSPSKRILGFRPR, encoded by the coding sequence ATGCGGGGCGAGGAACTCGGGGGCGACGACGCCCCCTCCCATAGGGACCGGGGCAAACCGGGGGCCAAACGCAAACAGCGCAACAGCCGTGTCGACGTATTTAGCGGCATGGCGTTCTCCGTCCTCGTCATGTTCGCCATTATTGCCGCCACCGCCGCGACACTTGGCATCCACGGAACAAGAATCACCAGCGCAGCGGATGCCGCGAAAGCACTCCAGCCCATCGCAGGGGGCGCCTCGACTCTACTGTTCGCTGCCGGGTTCATCGGATCCGGCATCCTGGCTGTGCCCGTACTTGCAGCCTCCGGCTCTGCTGGGATGGCCGGACTGTTGGGCAAGAATTGGGGTCTGCAACGCAGCCTGAAGAATGCGCCCCTTTTCTATTCGCTTCTCGCCGCGGGCACAATCCTAGGAATCCTACTCAGTGTCTTGGTCACGGACCCCTTCGCTCTACTCGTGCTCAGCGCGATCGTTAACGGCATTGCCGCCGGACCATTCCTGATCGTGACAATGCTCATCGCCCGCGACAGAAAGCTAATGGGCGAGTACCGAAATGGAAAACTGGCCGCGACCCTGGGGCTGGGGAACAACCGGGCTCATGTGCATCGCCGGGGCCATAGGCCTGTGGCTCACCATCACCGGGGCATAGCCAACCGAAAGCGGCATGATTTCCCGAGCCTCACCTCACCCTCGAAGCGGATTCTTGGGTTCCGTCCGCGATAA
- a CDS encoding recombinase family protein, producing MRAGDVLVVHTLDRLGRTVRDTLNIIHDLAQRGVGVRNLADPIRVHSSNPDDPMGQLAVVMLALFGQTERTYAIERAAHARAVASAPGRRTGRPSVVLPNDLEHAALLRASGNTMAEIPNKTGLTRSTLYRHLPARAGNEWGKKNPQMVAMQ from the coding sequence CTGAGGGCCGGTGACGTTCTGGTGGTGCATACCTTAGACCGCCTGGGGCGGACCGTGCGCGACACCTTGAATATAATCCACGACCTGGCCCAGCGCGGTGTGGGTGTTCGAAACCTGGCAGACCCTATCCGGGTGCATTCATCCAACCCTGACGATCCCATGGGGCAGCTGGCCGTGGTCATGCTTGCTTTGTTTGGCCAGACGGAACGTACTTACGCCATCGAACGGGCAGCGCACGCCCGGGCCGTTGCGTCCGCTCCCGGACGGCGCACTGGCCGCCCCTCTGTCGTTTTACCGAATGATCTCGAACACGCCGCGCTGCTGCGGGCCAGCGGGAACACCATGGCGGAGATCCCCAACAAGACGGGGCTGACTCGATCCACCTTGTACCGGCATCTACCGGCCCGAGCAGGCAACGAATGGGGCAAAAAGAATCCACAAATGGTTGCAATGCAATAA
- the tkt gene encoding transketolase, which produces MSHQDLPTFTWTANDQRAVDTARILAADAVEKVGNGHPGTAMSLAPAAYLLFQKVMRIDPKNPDWIGRDRFILSPGHTSLTLYVQLFLSGYGLELSDLEALRTWGSLTPGHPEYKHTAGVEITTGPLGQGLASAVGFAYSQRRMRGMLDPEAAPGTSPFDHTVWVIASDGDLQEGVTSEASSLAGHQELGNMVVVYDSNHISIEDDTNIAYSEDVLKRYEAYGWHVQRVDWTKTGEYVEDVAELHAALAAAKAETTKPSLISLRTIIGFPAPKKQNTGAIHGSALGAAEVAAVKEVLGFNPEKSFDVEPAVLEHARAVVDRGAAAHEEWNTNFNAWAAANPENAALLERIQKKELPAGWEENLPVFEGGKAVSTRAASGKVLNSIGAVLPELWGGSCDLAGSNNTTIDGAGSFVPASKQTETWSGGPYGRVLHFGIREHAAASIVNGIHLSGPTRAFSGTFLIFSDYQRPAIRLSALMGVPSIYVWTHDSIGLGEDGPTHQPVEQLSSLRAIPGLDVVRPGDSNEVAASWKKILETTDNPAGIVLTRQNIPTYSRGAGAATATEFGSADLVANGGYVLAEAVSDGAVVTPAVILIATGSEVQLAVEAREALAADGIAARVVSMPCVEWFNAQSPEYRESVLPAGVKARVSVEAGLALGWREFVGDAGRSISLEHFGASADYKILFEKFGITTEAVTAAAKDSIATVNA; this is translated from the coding sequence GTGTCACATCAGGATTTGCCAACGTTCACCTGGACCGCCAACGATCAGCGCGCAGTAGACACCGCACGCATTTTGGCCGCTGACGCCGTTGAGAAGGTGGGCAACGGCCACCCCGGAACAGCCATGTCACTGGCTCCGGCCGCGTACTTGTTGTTCCAGAAGGTCATGCGGATTGATCCGAAGAACCCCGACTGGATTGGCCGCGACCGCTTCATCCTCTCCCCCGGCCACACCTCGCTGACACTCTATGTGCAGCTGTTCCTCTCCGGCTACGGCCTAGAGCTCTCCGACTTGGAGGCCCTGCGCACCTGGGGATCGTTGACCCCCGGGCACCCCGAGTACAAGCACACCGCTGGAGTCGAGATCACCACCGGCCCGTTGGGCCAGGGCCTGGCTTCGGCTGTTGGCTTCGCCTACTCGCAGCGCCGCATGCGCGGCATGCTCGATCCCGAGGCCGCCCCCGGCACCAGCCCGTTCGACCACACTGTCTGGGTCATTGCTTCCGACGGCGACCTCCAGGAAGGCGTGACCAGCGAGGCTTCCAGCCTTGCCGGCCACCAGGAACTGGGCAACATGGTTGTTGTCTACGACTCCAACCACATCTCCATTGAAGACGACACCAACATCGCCTACTCCGAAGATGTCCTCAAGCGCTACGAAGCCTATGGCTGGCACGTCCAGCGCGTTGACTGGACCAAGACGGGCGAATACGTCGAAGACGTTGCAGAACTGCACGCCGCTTTGGCCGCAGCCAAGGCCGAGACAACCAAGCCTTCCTTGATCTCCCTGCGTACCATCATTGGCTTCCCGGCCCCCAAGAAGCAGAACACCGGCGCCATCCACGGCTCCGCTCTGGGCGCTGCTGAAGTTGCTGCTGTCAAGGAAGTTCTGGGCTTCAACCCGGAGAAGAGCTTCGACGTAGAGCCCGCCGTTCTGGAGCATGCACGTGCGGTAGTAGACCGCGGTGCCGCTGCTCACGAAGAGTGGAACACCAACTTCAACGCCTGGGCTGCTGCTAACCCGGAAAACGCTGCTTTGCTGGAGCGCATCCAGAAGAAGGAACTGCCTGCCGGCTGGGAAGAAAACCTCCCCGTCTTCGAAGGCGGCAAGGCTGTCTCCACCCGCGCAGCATCGGGCAAGGTGCTGAACTCCATTGGCGCCGTACTGCCTGAACTCTGGGGCGGTTCCTGCGACCTGGCTGGTTCCAACAACACCACCATTGACGGTGCCGGATCGTTCGTGCCTGCTTCCAAGCAGACCGAGACCTGGTCAGGTGGCCCCTACGGCCGCGTCCTTCACTTTGGTATCCGTGAGCACGCCGCCGCCTCCATTGTGAACGGCATCCACCTCAGCGGCCCCACACGCGCCTTCTCCGGCACGTTCTTGATCTTCAGCGACTACCAGCGCCCGGCCATCCGCCTTTCGGCACTGATGGGCGTACCCTCCATCTACGTATGGACGCACGATTCCATCGGCTTGGGCGAAGACGGCCCCACTCACCAGCCTGTCGAGCAGCTCTCGAGCCTGCGCGCCATCCCGGGCTTGGACGTTGTCCGCCCCGGTGATTCCAATGAAGTTGCGGCTTCCTGGAAGAAGATTCTGGAAACCACTGACAACCCGGCCGGCATTGTGCTGACACGTCAGAACATCCCCACGTACTCCCGTGGCGCTGGCGCAGCTACCGCCACCGAGTTTGGTTCCGCAGACTTGGTCGCCAACGGCGGCTACGTTTTGGCAGAGGCCGTGTCCGACGGCGCAGTGGTCACCCCCGCTGTCATCCTGATCGCCACCGGTTCCGAAGTTCAGCTGGCTGTTGAGGCCCGCGAAGCTCTCGCTGCTGATGGCATCGCCGCCCGCGTTGTCTCCATGCCGTGTGTTGAGTGGTTCAACGCTCAGAGCCCGGAATACCGCGAATCAGTATTGCCCGCAGGCGTCAAGGCCCGTGTCTCGGTCGAAGCTGGCTTGGCACTGGGTTGGCGCGAGTTCGTTGGCGACGCAGGCCGTTCCATCTCCTTGGAGCACTTCGGCGCCTCCGCTGACTACAAGATCCTGTTCGAGAAGTTCGGCATCACCACCGAAGCAGTGACAGCTGCTGCCAAGGACTCCATCGCAACGGTTAACGCTTAA
- a CDS encoding heme o synthase, translating into MTLHVSATHSPATGASAKVSLSFSDKAKGYVALTKPRVVELLLVTTLPTMFYAQGFSGKSGVPSLWLMLATMVGGALAAGAAGAFNCYIDRDIDKVMNRTSKRPLVTGVITPREALIFSWVLTVIAVALLWSVNPLTGMLGVGAIFVYVVVYSIILKRRTSQNIVWGGAAGCFPVLIAWSAVTNTVQWPAIILFMVIFLWTPPHYWPLSMRYSDDYNAVNVPMLGAVAGSRTVAVQVVLYTWAMVVCSLLMIPLGGAGIVYTVVALAAGAWFLYEAHVLYNNSKKDLVTKKNAMKVFHVSISYLTLVFLSLAVDPFVGSALMG; encoded by the coding sequence GTGACATTACACGTGAGTGCGACACATAGCCCGGCAACTGGGGCTTCGGCCAAAGTTTCGCTTAGTTTCTCGGACAAGGCCAAGGGATATGTGGCGCTGACCAAGCCCCGGGTTGTTGAGCTTCTCCTGGTCACCACCTTGCCGACCATGTTTTACGCGCAGGGTTTTTCGGGCAAGAGCGGCGTTCCCAGCCTGTGGCTGATGTTGGCCACCATGGTGGGTGGCGCACTGGCCGCCGGTGCTGCGGGAGCGTTCAACTGCTACATTGACCGCGATATTGACAAGGTCATGAACCGCACGTCCAAGCGGCCTTTGGTGACCGGCGTCATCACACCCCGCGAGGCTCTGATCTTCTCCTGGGTGCTCACCGTCATTGCGGTTGCCTTACTGTGGAGTGTGAATCCGCTCACAGGAATGTTGGGTGTGGGGGCCATCTTTGTTTACGTGGTCGTCTACTCCATCATCCTCAAGCGCCGCACCTCACAGAACATTGTCTGGGGCGGAGCCGCTGGCTGTTTCCCGGTCCTGATCGCCTGGTCTGCTGTCACTAACACCGTTCAGTGGCCCGCCATCATCCTCTTCATGGTCATCTTCCTCTGGACCCCGCCGCACTACTGGCCGCTGTCCATGCGCTACAGCGACGACTACAACGCCGTCAACGTCCCCATGCTCGGGGCCGTGGCCGGTTCCCGCACCGTTGCCGTCCAGGTTGTCCTCTACACCTGGGCGATGGTGGTTTGTTCGCTGCTGATGATTCCACTCGGTGGCGCTGGCATTGTCTACACGGTGGTGGCCCTCGCTGCAGGTGCCTGGTTCTTGTACGAGGCCCACGTCCTCTACAACAATTCGAAGAAAGACCTCGTGACGAAGAAGAACGCCATGAAGGTGTTCCATGTTTCCATCAGCTACCTGACGCTGGTATTCCTGTCGCTGGCTGTGGACCCGTTTGTTGGTTCCGCCTTGATGGGCTGA
- a CDS encoding cation diffusion facilitator family transporter: MSPAGKTNDHRHDVEHGHSHPHDPHEHGHHDADSHAHAGHSHKHHSGFKGWLFELFVPHTHDSADSIDDALESSVKGVRALKISLFILLGTTVLQFLVVLISGSVALLADTIHNFSDALTAVPLWIAFILGRRAATRRYTFGFGRAEDLAGLFIVAVVALSAVVAAWQSIDRLFHPQPLHNLWWVLAAGVIGFAGNEAVAVYRIRVGRQIGSAALVADGVHARIDGFTSLAVVLGAGGVMLGFPLADPIVGLLISAAIIALLWGTVKSIGRRLMDGIEPGLVDRAESALASTPGVLAVDNVQLRWVGHRLQGAATVVVVDAALSVVGEIIHSAEHRIGHALPKLDHFAIRPTTVTEGPDHVGAQQPHGH, from the coding sequence ATGAGCCCCGCCGGTAAGACAAACGACCACCGTCATGACGTGGAGCATGGGCACAGTCATCCCCATGATCCCCATGAGCACGGGCACCACGACGCCGACAGCCACGCCCACGCCGGACATTCTCACAAGCACCACTCCGGGTTCAAGGGGTGGCTGTTCGAGTTGTTCGTCCCGCACACCCATGACTCTGCAGACTCCATCGATGACGCCTTGGAGTCCAGTGTCAAGGGCGTCCGGGCCCTAAAGATCAGCCTCTTCATCCTGCTGGGCACCACCGTCCTGCAATTCCTGGTGGTCCTCATCAGCGGTTCAGTGGCGCTGCTGGCGGATACCATCCACAATTTCTCCGATGCCCTGACGGCCGTCCCGTTGTGGATTGCCTTCATCCTGGGCCGCCGCGCCGCAACCCGCCGCTACACCTTTGGGTTCGGGCGGGCCGAGGACCTCGCCGGCCTGTTCATCGTTGCGGTGGTCGCGCTGTCCGCCGTAGTTGCGGCCTGGCAGTCCATCGACCGGCTGTTCCATCCGCAACCTCTGCACAATCTGTGGTGGGTGCTGGCCGCCGGCGTCATTGGCTTCGCCGGGAACGAGGCCGTGGCCGTCTACCGGATCAGGGTGGGCCGGCAGATCGGTTCCGCGGCACTCGTGGCCGACGGCGTCCATGCTCGGATCGACGGGTTCACCTCGCTGGCCGTGGTGCTCGGTGCCGGCGGAGTCATGCTCGGCTTCCCACTGGCCGATCCGATCGTGGGCCTGCTCATTTCAGCGGCCATCATCGCCCTGCTGTGGGGCACCGTCAAAAGCATCGGCCGGCGGTTGATGGACGGGATCGAGCCCGGGCTCGTGGACCGTGCCGAATCAGCCCTGGCCAGCACGCCGGGAGTCCTGGCCGTGGACAACGTCCAGCTGCGGTGGGTGGGGCATCGGCTCCAGGGCGCCGCCACAGTGGTGGTGGTCGACGCCGCGTTGTCGGTGGTAGGTGAAATCATCCATTCCGCCGAACACCGGATTGGCCATGCCCTGCCGAAACTTGACCACTTCGCCATCCGTCCGACGACTGTCACAGAGGGGCCTGATCATGTCGGCGCGCAGCAGCCACATGGGCACTAA
- a CDS encoding DUF2127 domain-containing protein: MRKDDERKYPQDVLDKTFKVSQVLKGLDGVLELIGGILLLGSPAQVGSLVQILTRHELSEDPHDLVARALMHLAGTMTVSATLFGAIYLLLHGLVKIALIWAVLKDKLWAYPWMIAFLGVFILYQSYELVIAFTWGMVLLTAFDNFIVWLTMHEYRAHRARTKYTALDGQPAAEGVTQPETTG, encoded by the coding sequence ATGAGGAAGGATGACGAACGTAAATACCCGCAGGACGTCCTGGACAAAACCTTCAAGGTCAGCCAGGTCCTGAAGGGTCTGGACGGGGTGCTGGAACTTATCGGAGGAATCCTCCTCCTGGGCTCTCCCGCACAGGTGGGCTCCTTGGTCCAGATCCTGACCCGGCATGAGCTCTCCGAAGATCCCCATGACCTCGTTGCTAGGGCCCTGATGCATTTGGCGGGGACCATGACCGTCTCTGCGACCCTGTTCGGGGCCATCTACTTGTTGTTGCACGGGCTTGTGAAGATCGCCCTGATCTGGGCGGTACTCAAGGACAAACTCTGGGCCTACCCGTGGATGATTGCCTTCCTGGGTGTTTTCATCCTTTACCAAAGCTACGAACTGGTGATTGCCTTTACTTGGGGCATGGTCTTGCTGACCGCCTTTGACAACTTCATCGTCTGGCTCACCATGCATGAATACCGGGCCCACCGTGCAAGGACGAAGTACACGGCTCTGGACGGGCAGCCAGCCGCCGAGGGTGTGACGCAACCAGAGACAACAGGATGA
- the tal gene encoding transaldolase, protein MTNSTPTAAVSAAGVSIWLDDLSRSRISSGNLSALIAEKNVVGVTTNPSIFEAAITKSDDYKSELAKFSAAGINAEDAVFELTTADVADGCDIFAPIYDSTAGVDGRVSIEVDPRKAWDTEGTIAEAKRLYAKVNKKNVLIKIPATLEGLEAITATLGEGISVNVTLIFSLDRYRAVMNAFLSGLELAKTNGHNLAEIHSVASFFVSRVDLEIDNRLDAIGTEEAAALKGKAGLANARLAYQAFEEVFSSERWAVLAEAGALPQRPLWASTGVKNPAYPDTMYVTELVAAHVVNTMPEKTLDATFDHGVVTGDTITGTYEESNALLNKLEGLGISYNDVVGVLETEGLDKFVASWKDLLNHVQVALDAAGAEG, encoded by the coding sequence ATGACTAACTCAACTCCCACCGCAGCCGTCTCCGCCGCAGGCGTGTCCATCTGGCTCGATGATCTCTCCCGCAGCCGGATCAGCAGCGGCAACCTTTCTGCCCTGATCGCAGAAAAGAACGTTGTTGGCGTCACCACCAACCCCAGTATTTTCGAAGCAGCCATCACCAAGAGCGATGACTACAAGTCCGAGCTGGCCAAGTTCTCCGCCGCCGGCATCAACGCCGAAGATGCAGTCTTTGAACTCACCACAGCAGACGTTGCAGACGGTTGCGATATCTTCGCTCCCATCTACGATTCCACCGCTGGCGTTGACGGCCGTGTGTCCATCGAAGTTGATCCGCGCAAGGCTTGGGACACCGAGGGCACCATTGCCGAGGCCAAGCGCCTCTACGCCAAGGTCAACAAGAAGAACGTCCTGATCAAGATCCCGGCAACCCTTGAAGGCCTCGAAGCCATCACGGCAACCTTGGGCGAAGGCATCAGCGTCAACGTCACCCTGATCTTCTCACTGGACCGCTACCGCGCCGTCATGAACGCATTCCTCAGCGGCCTGGAGCTGGCAAAGACCAACGGCCACAACCTGGCCGAGATCCACTCTGTGGCCTCCTTCTTCGTTTCCCGCGTTGACCTGGAAATCGACAACCGACTCGACGCCATTGGCACCGAAGAAGCAGCAGCCCTGAAGGGCAAGGCCGGACTGGCCAACGCCCGCTTGGCATACCAGGCATTCGAGGAAGTCTTCTCCTCGGAGCGTTGGGCCGTGTTGGCTGAAGCCGGTGCACTCCCCCAGCGTCCACTGTGGGCCTCCACCGGCGTGAAGAACCCGGCCTACCCGGACACCATGTACGTCACCGAGCTGGTCGCCGCACACGTGGTCAACACCATGCCGGAAAAGACCCTCGATGCAACCTTCGATCACGGCGTGGTCACCGGTGACACCATCACGGGCACCTACGAGGAATCGAACGCTCTCCTGAACAAGCTCGAGGGCCTCGGCATCTCCTACAACGATGTTGTGGGCGTTCTGGAAACCGAAGGCTTGGACAAATTCGTTGCCAGCTGGAAAGACCTCTTGAACCACGTTCAGGTTGCTCTTGACGCTGCCGGCGCGGAAGGCTGA
- a CDS encoding ArsR/SmtB family transcription factor codes for MNADKKSCTLDVDSQYVELAVEIFAMLADATRVRIILALRDGEMAVGALAEAVGKSPAAVSQHLAKMRLARIVSTRQDGTKVMYRLENEHARQLVADAIYQAEHALGGMPAHHRAGQRTA; via the coding sequence ATGAATGCAGATAAGAAGTCTTGCACATTGGATGTGGATAGCCAGTACGTGGAGTTGGCGGTGGAGATCTTTGCCATGCTGGCTGATGCCACCCGGGTGCGGATCATACTGGCCCTTCGCGACGGCGAGATGGCCGTGGGCGCGCTTGCCGAAGCCGTGGGCAAATCCCCTGCCGCCGTGTCGCAGCACCTGGCCAAAATGCGCCTGGCCCGCATCGTGTCCACCCGCCAGGACGGGACGAAGGTCATGTACCGGTTGGAGAACGAGCACGCACGCCAGCTGGTCGCTGACGCCATTTACCAGGCCGAGCACGCACTCGGCGGGATGCCCGCACACCACCGCGCAGGCCAGAGGACAGCATGA